The following are from one region of the Biomphalaria glabrata chromosome 4, xgBioGlab47.1, whole genome shotgun sequence genome:
- the LOC106050630 gene encoding globin-like — MPTYSILCCIAKNKEKVKSPTPREKFDILGYQPILEDEDRDLVFNSGRIIFEEKHLEMKGVPFLMEFFKTFPEHQKYFKAFKNTPYQDLKSLPVAENHGRKVMDEVKFLVNNINDPIQMKESIWNLTFSHRNRKVRTAQMKDMIFAFVDFVKAELGDEFTAEMEVSWKKFIAFIMAIVEDEESKANTTARNTMEETSALDISNYNVNKV, encoded by the exons CCAAGAATAAAGAGAAAGTGAAATCCCCGACACCGAGGGAGAAGTTTGACATCCTTGGGTATCAACCGATCTTGGAGGATGAGGACAGAGACCTCGTTTTCAATTCAGGACGAATCATATTCGAAGAGAAACACCTAGAGATGAAAGGAGTGCCTTTTCTTATGGA aTTTTTTAAGACCTTCCCGGAAcatcaaaaatatttcaaagccTTTAAAAACACACCTTACCAGGACTTAAAATCACTTCCGGTGGCAGAGAATCATGGGAGAAAGGTGATGGATGAGGTGAAGTTTCTAGTGAACAATATCAACGACCCAATTCAAATGAAG GAGAGTATTTGGAACTTGACTTTCAGCCATCGGAATAGAAAAGTGAGGACTGCTCAAATGAAG gacaTGATTTTCGCCTTTGTTGATTTTGTAAAGGCGGAGCTTGGAGATGAATTCACTGCCGAAATGGAGGTATCCTGGAAAAAATTTATCGCGTTCATCATGGCCATTGTTGAAGACGAGGAGTCCAAAGCGAACACAACGGCCAGGAATACGATGGAAGAGACCAGCGCCCTGGATATTTCTAACTACAATGTGAACAAGGTGTGA